The DNA region CTCGTCTTCCTGCTCTTCTTCCTTCTGCAGCATCACCGACAGATATACAGACTTATTGTGTACCAATGGAAATGGCCGGCTTGAATCGATAGCCATCGGTGTTAATACTGGAAAAATGATCTCATGAAAATACTGGTCCATTGCACGCTGCTGGGTCACATTGAGATCCGTATATTCCTGAAAATTCACGCCTTTCTTGGCGAGCAGGCGAATAAGTTCCCGATAGGTTTTATATTGCTCGGCGACCATGGCCCCGGTACGTTTAATCAACCTGCGGTACAGACCGGAAGGCGTGTACCCCGTAAAATCCTTTTGTGTGAATCCGGCCTTGATCTTCTCTTTTGTCTCCGCTACCCTTACACTTACAAACTCGTCCAGATTACTGGCGACAATGCCAAGAAACCTCATGCGTTCCAGCAGAGGCGTGGTTGGATCTTGCGCCTCCTGAAGCACACGTCGATTGAATTCCACCCAACTTAAATCACGGTTAACGTAGTTCCCTGTTTTGATATCTCTATGCATGTATGGCCTCCGAATGTGTTGCGTATCTATCCTTGGTTAGATGTTCTCCTGTAATTGTACTATTCGTAATCAGCTACAAGCGTCATCGCAGTGTAAATGCTATGTAAAATTTATGTAAATGATACCTTATGACGATAACTTTTTCCATCCCTTTACAAAGAGAAGTAGACAGAGTAAAGTGATGTACAGTGTAAAATGGTTCATTTCCTGTTTTCATTCCAAAATTGTATTTGTTAAAGGAGTATATAATGAAATCCAATAAACCTAGAACGTTACAAAAAAATATAGAATTTTTCACAGCTGCCCTATCCCAATGCACCGTAACCGCATGGCAGGAAGATCCGGCTGGCGTATACTGCGAGGTAGGTCGCGGCATCGTGGAGCGAATCAGCGAAGATAGCGTGCGTATTCGCAACGATAACGGTACGAAGAGTCATTATGACCGGGATGTTACGATGTTCCAGACCGAAAAATAATGTTGTGTTAATACGAAAAAAAGACTAGCTTTCCGAAACACGATGTTGTATACTCTTGCCACAAGGAAAGGAGGTGCGTCAACATTTCTAATGACATGTTGAACGTGTCCCTTACCCGATCCACTAGCTCAAATTAACTGAGTCTGGTGGAGGCGCGGGATACGGATCAAGGTTTCAAAAAGCGCCACGGGTAGAAAAGCCGTCTTCGGACGGCTTTTTGTTTTGTCTTTTTTCGGGAAAGGTTGAAAAAACAACCAAAATATTGGAAATGGACCCTGTAGTTGAGCAAAGGATGCCCGATATAATTAGGTTGCAACTCAACCCATATTCGAGGAGGCATATTGTAATGCTCAAAAATGTAAGGGGTTTCAAAACATCCATTGCTTTGGTCTTTGTTTTGTTATTCACCTCCATTATGCTGCCTGCAGGCCAGCAAGCCAGTGCAGCACCCAGCTTCGCCAAAGGAGCCGATATCAGTTGGGTTCCCGGAATGGAAGCGCAAGGTTACAAATGGAAAGACAAGAACGGTGTACAACGTGATATTATCGATATTCTGAAAAAAGATTATCAGATCAACTCGGTTCGTATTCGTGTGTTTGTTAATCCTTCGAATGATTATGGTAACGGTTACATGAATAAAGACCGTGCTGCTGTGCTGGCACAACGTGCCAAAAATGCAGGGATGAGTGTCATGCTGACACTGCACTACAGTGATTCCTGGGCTGATCCGGGTCAACAAACCAAACCTGCAGCCTGGAAAAATTATACGTTCCAGCAGCTGATGGATGCCGTATGGAATCACACGCGTGAAGTCATGACGGCCATGCAGAGCAAAGGCGTAACCCCGGATTGGGTGCAAATCGGTAACGAAACAAGCAACGGCATGTTATGGGAAGATGGCAAAGCATCCACCAACATGAAAAATTATGCATGGCTGGTGAACACAGGCCATAATGCCGTGAAGTCCATCAGCACCAACACCAAAACAATTGTTCACCTGGCCGGTGGAGACGATAACGCCCTCTACGTATGGAATATCGGTGGTCTGATCAATAATGGTGCCAACTTTGACATGATCGCCATGTCCCTCTACCCTTCCGCTTCCGGTTGGAATACGGCGGTGACCAATACGGTGAACAATGCCAAGGATCTAATTAACCGGTATGGCAAAGAGATCATCATATCCGAAATTGGCATGGACAATAACCAGGCAGCGGCTGGCAAAAGCTTTGTGGCGGCGATGAAAAACCAAATTCGCAATCTGCCGAATGGCAAAGGTAAAGGTGTATTCTACTGGGAACCTCAGGCTACACCAGGGTACAACGGTGGCTACGGCAAAGGCGCATGGCAGTCAAATATGATGCCAACAGTCATTTTGGAAGGATTTATTGACTAAACGCGTTGGGTAGAAGGGTTTAGGAGCAGCTGGTGACCGTTCCGGGGTCGGATCGTTCTTTCGATCGCTGTTATCCCCGGATTTTTTTGTATTCCTATTTCATAGGATAAAATCCGGGGATAAAGGCGCACGCTTCGCTTCTTCAGAATCGATTCCGTCCCCTCCACTACGTTGGCTGCTAATGAGACACTTCAAAACGTGTTAAGTCACACGGGTGGGTAAGGTAAAAGGCGCTGCTCCAATTCGGGTGCAGCGCCTTTTTGGGGAGTTGGAGTAAGCTAGGCTGGAGCGGTTAGTTAGTTTAGTTAGATCGATTCCTTGGATTGGTTCATGTTAATTTGGAACGTTTAGATGAACTTGGACGTAAATAGTATATTCGCTTATATACCAATATAATAAGATAAGATTCAGGCTGCACATGCATAACCTTATTACAGAAGGTAGGGAAACGTATGGGATTTTTAAAAGAACTGGGACAGTTTGCTGGTGAAGTCACTGGCAAAGTACTGGGCGGCACCGTCAGAGTGGCTGGTGAACTTGCAGGGAGCCCATTCATTAAAGAAATTGGTGATGGCGTAGAGAAAGCTACGATTAACACAGGGAAAACGGTAGGACAACTTGCTAGCGGAACCTATGATATGGCCAGTGGTATGATCAAAAAAGACGATGCAACGTTAGACGCAGGACTTGCCGATATCGGAGGAGCCTTTACCAATACAGCGAAAGGTGTAGCGGTATCCGCGAAGTATGTGTATAAAGGTGGTAAAGATGTTGTCGTTGGCATGAAAGAAGACGATATGGAGAGAGTAAAGCTCGGGGCAAAACATCTGGTCGCCGCTGCGGCAGTCACCACATTAGCTGTAGGGCTCGTGGAGGTTATGGATGGTGCTGAAAGTATGGATTCGGCAGAATCCATAGATAACACGATTACACATGACGTTGCACCTCATTAGGTGGCGTATGCTAGTCCAGCATAACACGGGTTATAGAATACAACTCATAACGCCATCGCCATTACAAAACGGCCGCTCATCCCATCGTGATTAGCGGCCGTTTATCTGTTTATATGATGTTAAATCAATTACTTTGCTTCGCCAACAACGGTAAAGCGTTCATTTTTATGCTGCGGGTTCTCGATCTCATCCACCAAAGCAATGGCATAGTCCGCATAGCTGATGTAGCTTTTGCCTTCACTGTTCATCATAATCACGTCATGGCCAGCTTGATATTTGCCAGTACGTACGCCTTCCGGATTAAAGAAACCAGCCGGGCTCAGGAACGTCCATTGAATACCAGAGGAAGCTTGCAGATCCTGCAGGTTTTGCCCTTGGTTGGTCGCTGTTGCTTTGTAAGCATCAGGGAATCCTGGGGAATCCACAAGGCGCAAGGTTTTGGTTTCGTCCGTGAACAGACTGCCTGCTCCACCAACAACAATCAGACGAGTGCTCGGCGCATCCTTCAGGACATGGATCAAGGCTTGTCCCACTTCAACATGCAGGTTTTCTTTACCTGCTGGTGCACCGAATGCATTGACGATAACATCGAATGATTTGACATCTTCGCCTGTAAGATCGAATACATCTTTCTCGAGCACATTCAGGCTCTTATCCTCCACCTTGGATGCATTTCGAACAATGGCTGTAACCTCATGTCCTCTGTCCGCAGCTTCTTTCAAGATCAACTGTCCCGCTTTGCCTGTTGCACCAATAATTCCAATTTTCATCATAATCTCTCCTTTGATTTGTAAATTCAAACTCTATGTTGTAACTATAATGGTTACAATATATCTTGTCAACTACCACGATAAACCCCTGTCATCCCAAAAGATGAACAGGGGTTCAAGGTATGACCTAAAATCTGTGACTATCTTACACCATCACGCGCTCTTTCGCTGTATTGCCTGTAAAGTAACTTGCCTATTGGAAGTCGGGAGAAAATTCACACGCTTCTCGAATTCCAAAGCGGTCTGCGCTCCGGCGGGGGCACCTGGTGAAATGGCTCCCGCACTGTACGTGCTAACCCCCAGCGGGAACTGATAGTTTTTCCCGCCGTTGTTGTCCCACGTACCGCTGCCGTTGTTAAATACCGCCTCCAGACCGGTTGCCGTACCTACATCAATGGTGATCTTGTTGTAACCCGGTATTTCTGCCGCTGGCATCACCACGCCAGGAGGTGTCGTCCACGTTCCGCCCGTCGGACGGTAATGAATATTCGGACTTGTATATCCCTGCTTGTAATAGATGGTCACACTGTTGCTGTCCGGGACAGCGTCCGTCGTTACCACAAGTTCGGTACTGGCGGCAGATTTGTTGTTCGCTGCATCATAGGCTTTGAGCGTATAGCTGTAAGTGGTTAAAGGCTTCAGGCCGCTGTCCGTGTAACCAGGCGTTGTACTTGTACCTACCTTCGTTCCGTCACGGAAAATTTCATATCCGGCCACACCAACATCATCGGATGAAGCTTCCCATGTCAGCGTGATACGGTCCGCCGCTTTGGATGTTTCCGCTAATCCGGATGGCACACTTGGTGCGGTTACATCCACTACGGGGGCACCTTCGGTGATTTTTCCTGCGCTGTACGTACTGACGCCCAGAGGAAACTGATAATTTTTTCCACCGTTGTTATCCCATGTACCACTGCCATTATTAAATACCGCTTCCACACCGGAAGCCGCACCTGCATCAATCGTCATTTTGTAGTAACCCGGCATTTCCGCCGCAGACATCTTCACACCGGGAGAAGTCGTCCATGCCCCGCCTGTCGGGCGATAATGAATATATGGATTCGCATATCCCTGCTTGTAATAAATCGTAACGATGTTCCCCTCTTCCGTCTCTACCGTCACGAGTGCACTGTCTGGAGACATGTTGCCCGCAGCGTCCACCGCCTTCACCGTATAGCTGTAGCTGGTGGCAGGAGTGAGAGATTCATCCGTGAACGATAGCTTCACACTTTCTCCTACCTTGCTGCCATTCCGGTAAATGTCATATCGTGCCACGCCGTAATTGTCGCTGCTGGCTGTCCATTCAAGTGTCACGGACGAAGCAGTCATTCCCTTGACTTTCACATTTGCAGGTGCCGTTGGCGGTTGTGTATCTGCCCCCAGCGTCGTCACCTTCAAAGGGGTGCTCGCGGCAGAACTATTATTCGCCTTGTCCTTTGCCTTGATCGTATACCCATACTCGGTTTCTGGTTGGAGCCCGGTGTCCGTATAACTTGCTGTCTTGGAACTCCCCACCTGGGTACCATCGCGGTAAATGTCATAACCTTCCACCCCAACGTCATCAGATGATTCGCTCCATTCCAATGTAACACCCCGGTCCGTGACCCCCACTGTCTTCACATCCGTCGGTGCTTCTGGTGGTGTACGGTCTACGACTAGGAACGGATGTGTACCTTTGATGGTGCCATTGGCGTCCTCCACCATTTTTCCGGATGCATCTTTGGTATATTTGCCTGTACCTACATAGACGGTCTGAATGTCACTCCGGGTAACATTGCCATTGGCATCAACCACTTCAATATAATAATCGACCATTTGATCCTGGAATTCGTCAAAATACGTATAATACAGGTCACCAATTTCCTGAGCTGGTACCCGTTTGAACATATCCGTGCTGCTTGGCTGCCAGGCGACACCATTGATATCCGGCTTCAAATCGCGCTTGTTCATCGGGTATTCCTTCCAGGTGCTGACCTTGGCTGGGTCAATATTAGCCACGCCCTTCGCCTTGAGATCTGCTGGATCATACACTCGGAACGTGTTGTCCTTGGCATCAGCCCGTTTGTCACGATGCGTACGCACCTTCACTTTGATATCACTAATTCCGTTTGCATCATAGGCATAGGTGTAAATGCCAAAGGTATTGTCAAAATAATGGAGCGTCCATCCTTCTGCCTTGCTGACGTTGGCACTGCCGGGATTATACGGATAACGCTGAGGCCACCAGACCGATGGGCCCGTACGATCCTTTGCCAGTTGGGTGTTTACATAGGGCTTGGAAAAGAATAAAGATTGATTGAACGACAGTGTCGGCTTCACGCCATCATCCACGTTTTCATCGTAATAACCAAATCCGGAGTCCAGCGCTGGCAGTAAAAAGTACCAACTAAGTTCAGCAGGATTGGCTCCGTCCTTATAATCGTTCGCCGGGTCCCCTTTTACCGGGTAAGCCATCATCCATGGATTAAGCTGATTGCCTTCATACGTAATCTCACGATCAAGCGCTGTTGTCGGCTTCCAGTAATTCGGATGGCTGTCCAGCCAGATCTGCTCAGCCGTCTTTGCATAATTGAGTGCAGCCTGCTCTAGCGCAAAATTGCGCTCCAGATAATGATATCCATACTCGAACGATACCGTCATGCCTTCCGCGACGCCGTCCAGATTTTTTTTCGGCTCCAGATTAAGACCGGTTGCCTTGTTAAATGCATCAAACTGGCCTTTCCAGATCCCAAAAGGCAGACGCCAATGATACCACGTCGGATCGGACGACGAGTCGCGTGTATCGATCCACGATCCGTCTTGCACGTGTACAACGTCATCAGTTTTCGGGGTATTCGTACGCAAATATTCGTTGATGCTTTCCCCTTTTACTCCCTGCTGGGAATAAGTCACATTACCTGCATTACGCCACGTATCCTCCGAACCAGCGCGACCAGAGGAGTTATCTCCGTCATGTGCAATGACAAAAAACTGCTTCTGATCCACCATGCCTTCGAACGGCTTAAGTGCATCGGCTTTGACCGAGCCCTGATAACCTTCCTCCCATGATTCAGCCTGAGCGACTGGAATTCCAACGACACGTTTCTCTGTACCCGTGTCAGGATTGACGTATCGAACCCAGTGCGGTGTGGAGGCAAAAGGATATTTGTTGTATACCACCTGCTTCTCGTTAAACATCGGAGACGATGCCCACGAACCCACATCGCTGGTATTCTGCAGATCGGCACGATTTGGCGGCGATACCATCGTATCCTTTCCGGGATCGTTCAACAGAGGATAATCTTGCAGTGTACGCGAAAAATGATTGTTGCCAATCACCGACCATTCAATCCCGAGCTTGTCGAGAACTGGGATAATCCGTTCCGAGAAGCCGAGCTCGGTGGGAAAAAATCCTTTCGAGGATTTAAACGAATCCCCTAAGAAAAAGGGTTGAGCCATCACAGCATTCTGATAGATAAGATCCTTGAGCAAATATTCGTTTCCAGCCAGGGGCCCCATGGAATGGTGACCTGAGAAATGAATGAGGTCCATCGTTCGTTCACCATTGACGGTTTTGAGGTTATCGTAAGCACTCTTCCAGGGTGAACCCCAGTTTTTGTTGTTGTAACCGTTTATATTATTGGTGTACATAAAGCTGTCTACATTGTTAAGCAGCGAGCCTGACATCGTGACCTGCATTCCAGCGGCAGGATGATTGTTCTTCAGATCGCCAGCCACTTGCCAGGGCCAGGATAAATAAGCTCCGGTTTTGGCGTGATGAGTATAGTATGAGACGAGATCGTCATGCGGCATCGGTGCCCCGCTGGGCAAATAGTAAGAATATCCGGCAGGGGGACTATTTTTCAATTGAATAACCTGACCATCATACGTGTATCGAATTGGAGTTCCTACCGGAGCCGATGCATATTTGGAAGTATCATAGTAAGCCCAAAAATTCGGCATATGATTATGATATACATGAGAAGCGGAAATTTCTGCAAAAGCAATTGTAGTCTGCAAAGAAAAAATGAGCGGCAACGTCAAAAGAAATGCACCTATCCGTCCTGCTAACTTCATTCTCTACCTCCTCGATATGAAGCCGTCTATTCAGACGTTTAGTTCACGGAGTGACGGCTTGAGTATTGTTCAATCCTGTACTCGAACGTTTTCCTGCCCTACCTCCTCCCTGGCATTATCGCCTGTTCTTGTGTTTACCACCGTTCATTTCCGTGCTTTTTATATTGCGCAAACGTTTGCACAAAAACAATATAACTTCGGATGTAACAAAATGTCAATACGGAAGTTGGAAATAGTATCCATCCAACAAAAAAACCTCCATAACATGATTAGCCCTAGACTAATCCGTTATGAAGGTCGTAATCTACAATCTTAACCTACAATCTTAACAATCCTTATCCGGTACGCCCGCTTCTTCCTTCGTACGGAAGGATGAGCCGCAGCCGCATGTTGCCACTGCATTCGGGTTGTGAATGGTGAATCTACGCTATGCTATACGGAAGGCTTAACGCCCGTCACTACGCGGTTTCTCGCAAGTGAGCGGGATTGTGAATCCGCACGACTACTTGTTAATCACGCGCCACTATGACGCATAATCTCGTTAACCGCATTCTACCCTAATGATGTCGGACAAGTCAAAATAAAAAATCCGGATTTATTCTTATTAAGTAAACTCTCTACTTTAGCACTATGAAATGTACAGTCAAAAAGAATCACAACCATAGAACTAGCTTTCTAAATATGGTACAATATTCCTATAAAGGAGGTGAAAAGTATGAGTGTTATCAGCGACATTGCTTATGAGCTAACTCGGATTGACAGAATCGAACGTGAAGCTGAACAAGCAAAGTTAAGACAAGAAGAAGCATTAGGTGAGATGAATAAAATTATCGATGCAATTATTGCTCAAAGTAATGAGGATTTAGGAAACTGTTCAGTTACCTCCGAAAGTCTAACTGACTCCTTACTCTGGACTATTAATTTACGAAACAGAGTAATCATTATTAGTTCTGATGAGGTTTTCTCTAAATTTGATGAGAACAAAGACCGTTACTATAGAGATATCATTGAGAGGATTATAATTGAGAAACTTCGGTTACTTCCTCTTAAGAATTAATTGTTAAAGATAGTTCTCGTAACAACTTCCTAGAACCCCGAGTAAATTTAATCGCGCGGAATGTTGAGACACCTGATCCGGTGGCCCGCGCTCGGGGTCTTGGGGTTTACACACTCCCGGCTCAACTACTCCCTCACCATCCGCATAAATATACATTCGTAGAGGATTACGGATATGTGATTATCAATCCCTCATACCATCCGCAAACCCGCGCCACTACTGCGTTACCTATCCGTATGTAAAATACCGCGTTATTCATTGCATATACATTTCCAGTCTTACACGTACACAAACCGCATAGCCGCGCGGACTAATAGCGTATATCGGCCGTAACCTACTGGCAGTTTATGCAGCCGGTCATCCGCGCAGTATGCATCGATTATGCAGTCGTCCAACCCCGAAGTTTACCCGTGGACGTCCGCCAGGAGCGCGGTGCAGGTTTTAACGCCCTCTCACCGCTATTCTGTCCGGTACCGTCCGGCAATCCTACGCCACCCATCAGCCGACTAGATCGTTCAGGTCCGCGATATCTCTGCGGATTTCCTCGTCTGTCTTACGATTGTTTGTAATCTCATCGCGTCTATCCTCTACGATTGTACGATCGGACAGTAGCGCAAATCTACGCATGTATAAATCGAGAGCTTTCACGCTCGGAAGACCGTTGTTACCGCCGCGAATCGCTTTCATTAGAGCAATGTTTACCTCCGATTGCATCCCACGCAGATTATTGTCCGTAAGATAATTAACGTAATCAATAAACGGTTCTTGTGCTTTCCATTCGTAAAGAGTTGAACGCGCGATGCCGATCTCTTCCGCTAACTCTTGCATACTCTTCTTGCGGCCATCTTCGGAAATGAGCTCACCCCAATCATTAGATACCAGCATTTGCGCAGCCTTACGTTGTTGCGGGGTCAAGCGTGCCTCTAATACACTACGTTGTTTATTCATATCTATCATCCTCCTCGTATTCGTTAATCTCCGGCAGAACCTCGGCAATCGCGGTGTCTACGTCTTCCTCCGCCATAACAGCCGCGCCTCTACCGTGCTCCTTCTCGTAGTCCTTAATATCGTGAGACAACGCGGAATCCTTCGTCATTAGTCCGATGCTGAAATGCACCTTCCGCATTAGTCCGTTAATATCCAATTCCTCTGTCGTTCCACTATCGATTGCTTCATTAACGCTCTTAATGATCTGCAGGAACGCGCCAGCACCAAGCGCATGTAATCCGCACCAAAATCCCTTAGAGTAGCGCAGGACCTTCGCAGCTTCCTCATATTTGGCGAGTTTACTTACGTCAATGCGCGTTACTTGACCGGAAGCCAGAACGCCGGCATACTTTACAGCGATTACTTTAAGCGGCTGTAGACGATCAACTAGCGCCTTTGATAACGGAATATCGACCACGTTCGGACGCGGCTCGGGATCGGGATTCCTCCCTTGCTCAATTCGTATCTGACGTAACCTCTCCGCTAACTGCGCGGTATCTGTCCGTAACTCTTCGTTAGTCATTGCCATGTTTACGCCTCTCTTCTATTAAAATAAGACGAGCCGAAGCCCGCCCCGTTGTTCATATCCGGTCAAGTATCAGATACCGTTGCCCTGCGCTAAACATAACGACGGCAACTCGATCCCCAACCTTTAACGCATCCTTAAACGTAATCGTCGTATCCTGTCCGTTAATACTAACCTCACGCTCATGTTCGCGGAGGTGTTCGCATATTTCGCAATCTTCGGTATCTAAGTCGAAGTTAGCTTCGTCCAGCTTAACGCGAATATCCGGATACGCTATGACCGTACCTACCTCGATATCGACGTCTTTGTTATAGCCGAGCTGACGGATGATATCACGCAATTTACTCACGCCGCCGCCTTCTAATAACTGCATTCGGTCTCCTCCCTTATTGCGCTAGTACCGTAGACAGCTCGCGTGCCAGCTTCTGGATGTCCGCATCCTCGCGGATCGTTGCGTGAATCGTAATCTGTGGCGCAGAGTTTCCGCCTCCGTTACGGTAATCGCGCGCTTGTTGCGAATTGAGGACCATCTCGTCTTGGTGCAATCGCGCCGGATAGTTGTTGTATGGAACGCGGTCAAGACCCCCGGAGTGTCCTTTAACAGGGTATCCGACCGCTGCCATGCCCGCCTTAACTCCGCCCGGTGTTTTATCTCCGCCAAACTCCTGAACAATTTGTAGGTTCTCTGTTCCGGATATCTGTCGATTAGCCACACTTTTCATGTCTACGGAGAAAAACTCCTTAATCCCTGCGTTGCTCCAAATACCTTCAAGGATTGACGCACCAACCTGTACGCCTATTTTCGTT from Paenibacillus sp. JNUCC-31 includes:
- a CDS encoding glycoside hydrolase family 53 protein, whose amino-acid sequence is MLPAGQQASAAPSFAKGADISWVPGMEAQGYKWKDKNGVQRDIIDILKKDYQINSVRIRVFVNPSNDYGNGYMNKDRAAVLAQRAKNAGMSVMLTLHYSDSWADPGQQTKPAAWKNYTFQQLMDAVWNHTREVMTAMQSKGVTPDWVQIGNETSNGMLWEDGKASTNMKNYAWLVNTGHNAVKSISTNTKTIVHLAGGDDNALYVWNIGGLINNGANFDMIAMSLYPSASGWNTAVTNTVNNAKDLINRYGKEIIISEIGMDNNQAAAGKSFVAAMKNQIRNLPNGKGKGVFYWEPQATPGYNGGYGKGAWQSNMMPTVILEGFID
- a CDS encoding NAD(P)-dependent oxidoreductase — protein: MKIGIIGATGKAGQLILKEAADRGHEVTAIVRNASKVEDKSLNVLEKDVFDLTGEDVKSFDVIVNAFGAPAGKENLHVEVGQALIHVLKDAPSTRLIVVGGAGSLFTDETKTLRLVDSPGFPDAYKATATNQGQNLQDLQASSGIQWTFLSPAGFFNPEGVRTGKYQAGHDVIMMNSEGKSYISYADYAIALVDEIENPQHKNERFTVVGEAK
- a CDS encoding carbohydrate binding domain-containing protein, whose amino-acid sequence is MKLAGRIGAFLLTLPLIFSLQTTIAFAEISASHVYHNHMPNFWAYYDTSKYASAPVGTPIRYTYDGQVIQLKNSPPAGYSYYLPSGAPMPHDDLVSYYTHHAKTGAYLSWPWQVAGDLKNNHPAAGMQVTMSGSLLNNVDSFMYTNNINGYNNKNWGSPWKSAYDNLKTVNGERTMDLIHFSGHHSMGPLAGNEYLLKDLIYQNAVMAQPFFLGDSFKSSKGFFPTELGFSERIIPVLDKLGIEWSVIGNNHFSRTLQDYPLLNDPGKDTMVSPPNRADLQNTSDVGSWASSPMFNEKQVVYNKYPFASTPHWVRYVNPDTGTEKRVVGIPVAQAESWEEGYQGSVKADALKPFEGMVDQKQFFVIAHDGDNSSGRAGSEDTWRNAGNVTYSQQGVKGESINEYLRTNTPKTDDVVHVQDGSWIDTRDSSSDPTWYHWRLPFGIWKGQFDAFNKATGLNLEPKKNLDGVAEGMTVSFEYGYHYLERNFALEQAALNYAKTAEQIWLDSHPNYWKPTTALDREITYEGNQLNPWMMAYPVKGDPANDYKDGANPAELSWYFLLPALDSGFGYYDENVDDGVKPTLSFNQSLFFSKPYVNTQLAKDRTGPSVWWPQRYPYNPGSANVSKAEGWTLHYFDNTFGIYTYAYDANGISDIKVKVRTHRDKRADAKDNTFRVYDPADLKAKGVANIDPAKVSTWKEYPMNKRDLKPDINGVAWQPSSTDMFKRVPAQEIGDLYYTYFDEFQDQMVDYYIEVVDANGNVTRSDIQTVYVGTGKYTKDASGKMVEDANGTIKGTHPFLVVDRTPPEAPTDVKTVGVTDRGVTLEWSESSDDVGVEGYDIYRDGTQVGSSKTASYTDTGLQPETEYGYTIKAKDKANNSSAASTPLKVTTLGADTQPPTAPANVKVKGMTASSVTLEWTASSDNYGVARYDIYRNGSKVGESVKLSFTDESLTPATSYSYTVKAVDAAGNMSPDSALVTVETEEGNIVTIYYKQGYANPYIHYRPTGGAWTTSPGVKMSAAEMPGYYKMTIDAGAASGVEAVFNNGSGTWDNNGGKNYQFPLGVSTYSAGKITEGAPVVDVTAPSVPSGLAETSKAADRITLTWEASSDDVGVAGYEIFRDGTKVGTSTTPGYTDSGLKPLTTYSYTLKAYDAANNKSAASTELVVTTDAVPDSNSVTIYYKQGYTSPNIHYRPTGGTWTTPPGVVMPAAEIPGYNKITIDVGTATGLEAVFNNGSGTWDNNGGKNYQFPLGVSTYSAGAISPGAPAGAQTALEFEKRVNFLPTSNRQVTLQAIQRKSA
- a CDS encoding phBC6A51 family helix-turn-helix protein, yielding MNKQRSVLEARLTPQQRKAAQMLVSNDWGELISEDGRKKSMQELAEEIGIARSTLYEWKAQEPFIDYVNYLTDNNLRGMQSEVNIALMKAIRGGNNGLPSVKALDLYMRRFALLSDRTIVEDRRDEITNNRKTDEEIRRDIADLNDLVG
- a CDS encoding DUF2577 family protein, with amino-acid sequence MQLLEGGGVSKLRDIIRQLGYNKDVDIEVGTVIAYPDIRVKLDEANFDLDTEDCEICEHLREHEREVSINGQDTTITFKDALKVGDRVAVVMFSAGQRYLILDRI